In Streptomyces sp. NBC_01551, one DNA window encodes the following:
- a CDS encoding ABC transporter permease, with the protein MSNTVLKTSRRNFVAHKGRMALSAVAVLLSVAFVCGTLVFTDTMNTTFDKLFAVTNSNVTVSPKAAEGGEEIAATGKPESLPASAVEKVGKAQGVKSAEGGVVSMAVTVVNSKNENMGSTTGAPTIAGNWSDNELKSMKITSGQAPRGPTEVMVDADTAKKHHLKLGDELRTIAVTGDIRAKISGIASFTVTNPGAAVVYFDTATAQRGLLGSADAFTHVNVVAKEGVSDEQLKRNVAAAVGADTYKLQTAKEAADANRKDVGSFLDVMKYVMLGFAGIAFLVGIFLIFNTFSMLVAQRTREIGLMRAIGADSGQVLKSVVVEAFLLGVVGSVLGVGAGVGLAVGLMKLMGQMGMHLSTDDLTVAWTTPVIGVFLGVVVTVVSAFVPARRAGKVSPMAALRESGTPGDKKAGRIRAALGLVLTGIGGAALFLAGSAEKAAAGSMWLGLGVVLTLIGFIVIGPLLAGVVVRALSGPVLRPFGSVGRLAERNALRNPRRTGATAAALMIGLALVACLSVVGSSMVASATDELDKSVGADYIVQSQTGQPVVPQAEEALRATKGLDHVTAYRQVEAKVTAPDGSVKDDGLSVTDPTYPQDVRRKMIAGEHAAAYGKGAMSVGSDFADEHRVKVGDEMAVAFKGGRTTKLKVVAITSDEGNLDKGSMYVSTATAEQFVPADKMPRPFMLLASAKDGESDAAAYTAVKKALADYPQYQVLNQADYKQALKDQVGTLLNMVYGLLALAIIVAVLGVVNTLALSVVERTREIGLMRAIGLSRRQLRRMIRLESVVIALFGALLGLGLGMGWGATAQKLLELQGLKVLEIPWPTIIGVFIGSAFVGLFAALVPAFRAGRMNVLNAIASE; encoded by the coding sequence ATGAGCAACACCGTCCTGAAGACCTCGCGGCGCAACTTCGTCGCGCACAAGGGGCGCATGGCGCTCTCCGCCGTCGCCGTCCTGCTCTCCGTCGCCTTCGTGTGCGGCACCCTGGTGTTCACCGACACCATGAACACCACCTTCGACAAGCTGTTCGCGGTCACGAACTCCAACGTCACCGTCAGCCCGAAGGCGGCCGAGGGCGGCGAGGAGATCGCGGCCACCGGCAAGCCCGAGTCGCTGCCCGCCTCGGCCGTCGAGAAGGTCGGGAAGGCGCAGGGGGTCAAGTCCGCCGAGGGCGGCGTCGTCTCGATGGCCGTCACGGTCGTCAACTCCAAGAACGAGAACATGGGCTCGACCACCGGCGCCCCGACCATCGCGGGCAACTGGAGCGACAACGAGCTCAAGTCCATGAAGATCACCTCCGGTCAGGCCCCGCGCGGCCCCACCGAGGTGATGGTCGACGCCGACACCGCGAAGAAGCACCACCTGAAGCTGGGCGACGAGCTGCGCACGATCGCCGTCACCGGCGACATCCGCGCCAAGATCTCCGGCATCGCCTCCTTCACCGTGACCAACCCGGGCGCGGCCGTCGTCTACTTCGACACCGCCACCGCCCAGCGCGGCCTGCTCGGCTCCGCCGACGCCTTCACGCACGTCAACGTGGTCGCGAAGGAGGGGGTGAGCGACGAGCAGCTCAAGCGCAACGTCGCCGCCGCCGTCGGCGCGGACACGTACAAGCTCCAGACCGCCAAGGAAGCCGCTGACGCCAACCGCAAGGACGTCGGCTCGTTCCTCGACGTCATGAAGTACGTGATGCTCGGCTTCGCGGGCATCGCCTTCCTCGTCGGCATCTTCCTGATCTTCAACACGTTCTCGATGCTGGTCGCCCAGCGCACCCGTGAGATCGGCCTGATGCGCGCCATCGGCGCGGACAGCGGCCAGGTCCTCAAGTCGGTGGTCGTCGAGGCCTTCCTGCTCGGTGTCGTCGGCTCGGTGCTGGGCGTCGGCGCGGGCGTGGGCCTGGCCGTCGGCCTGATGAAGCTCATGGGCCAGATGGGCATGCACCTGTCGACCGACGATCTGACCGTCGCCTGGACCACGCCGGTCATCGGCGTGTTCCTCGGTGTCGTCGTCACCGTCGTCTCCGCCTTCGTCCCGGCCCGCCGGGCAGGCAAGGTCTCCCCGATGGCGGCCCTGCGCGAGTCGGGCACCCCCGGCGACAAGAAGGCCGGCCGCATCCGCGCCGCGCTGGGTCTGGTCCTGACCGGCATCGGCGGCGCGGCCCTGTTCCTCGCCGGGTCCGCGGAGAAGGCCGCCGCCGGATCGATGTGGCTGGGCCTGGGCGTGGTCCTCACGCTCATCGGGTTCATCGTCATCGGCCCGCTGCTCGCCGGCGTCGTCGTACGGGCCCTGTCCGGCCCGGTGCTGCGGCCCTTCGGGTCCGTCGGCCGGCTCGCCGAGCGCAACGCGCTGCGCAACCCGCGCCGTACCGGTGCCACCGCCGCCGCGCTGATGATCGGGCTGGCGCTGGTCGCCTGCCTGTCGGTGGTCGGCTCCTCGATGGTGGCCTCCGCCACCGACGAGCTCGACAAGTCGGTGGGCGCGGACTACATCGTCCAGTCCCAGACGGGGCAGCCGGTCGTGCCGCAGGCCGAGGAGGCGCTGCGCGCCACCAAGGGCCTGGACCACGTCACCGCGTACCGCCAGGTGGAGGCCAAGGTCACCGCCCCCGACGGGAGCGTCAAGGACGACGGCCTGAGCGTCACCGACCCGACGTACCCGCAGGACGTCCGGCGCAAGATGATCGCCGGGGAGCACGCGGCGGCGTACGGCAAGGGTGCGATGTCGGTCGGCTCGGACTTCGCGGACGAGCACCGCGTCAAGGTCGGCGACGAGATGGCGGTCGCCTTCAAGGGCGGTCGGACGACCAAGCTGAAGGTCGTCGCGATCACCTCCGACGAGGGCAACCTCGACAAGGGCTCGATGTACGTCAGCACCGCGACGGCCGAGCAGTTCGTGCCGGCCGACAAGATGCCGCGGCCGTTCATGCTGCTGGCCTCGGCGAAGGACGGGGAGTCCGACGCGGCCGCGTACACCGCGGTCAAGAAGGCGCTGGCCGACTACCCGCAGTACCAGGTGCTCAACCAGGCCGACTACAAGCAGGCCCTCAAGGACCAGGTCGGCACGCTGCTGAACATGGTCTACGGGCTGCTGGCCCTCGCGATCATCGTCGCGGTGCTGGGTGTCGTGAACACCCTGGCGCTCTCGGTGGTCGAGCGGACCCGCGAGATCGGCCTGATGCGCGCCATCGGCCTCTCCCGCCGCCAGCTGCGCCGCATGATCCGCCTGGAGTCGGTCGTCATCGCCCTCTTCGGCGCCCTCCTCGGCCTCGGCCTGGGCATGGGCTGGGGCGCGACCGCGCAGAAGCTGCTGGAGCTGCAGGGCCTGAAGGTCCTGGAGATCCCGTGGCCGACCATCATCGGGGTGTTCATCGGCTCGGCCTTCGTGGGCCTGTTCGCCGCCCTGGTCCCGGCCTTCCGGGCGGGCCGCATGAACGTCCTGAACGCGATCGCCAGCGAGTAG
- a CDS encoding ABC transporter ATP-binding protein: MTTAMTETRHGGTGGHEAVAARARKVVKAYGSGETRVVALDEVDVDIRRGQFTAIMGPSGSGKSTLMHCLAGLDTVTSGQIHLDDTEITGLKDKKLTQLRRDRIGFIFQAFNLLPTLNALENITLPMDIAGRKPDAEWLNRVVETVGLAGRLKHRPTELSGGQQQRVAVARALAARPQIIFGDEPTGNLDSRAGAEVLGFLRRSVDELGQTIVMVTHDPVAASYADRVIFLADGRIVDEMYAPSADQVLDRMKDFDARGRTS, encoded by the coding sequence GTGACAACGGCTATGACCGAAACCAGGCACGGGGGTACTGGAGGGCATGAAGCCGTCGCGGCCCGGGCGCGGAAGGTCGTCAAGGCCTACGGCTCCGGGGAGACGCGGGTCGTCGCCCTCGACGAGGTGGACGTGGACATCCGCCGCGGCCAGTTCACCGCGATCATGGGCCCCTCGGGCTCCGGCAAGTCCACGCTGATGCACTGCCTCGCCGGCCTGGACACCGTCACCAGCGGCCAGATCCACCTGGACGACACCGAGATCACCGGCCTGAAGGACAAGAAGCTCACCCAGCTGCGGCGCGACCGGATCGGCTTCATCTTCCAGGCGTTCAACCTGCTGCCGACGCTGAACGCCCTGGAGAACATCACGCTCCCCATGGACATCGCGGGCCGCAAGCCCGACGCGGAGTGGCTGAACCGGGTCGTGGAGACGGTCGGCCTCGCGGGGCGCCTCAAGCACCGCCCGACCGAGCTCTCCGGCGGCCAGCAGCAGCGCGTGGCGGTCGCCCGCGCCCTCGCCGCCCGCCCGCAGATCATCTTCGGTGACGAGCCGACCGGAAACCTGGACTCCCGGGCCGGCGCCGAGGTGCTCGGCTTCCTGCGCCGCTCCGTGGACGAGCTCGGCCAGACCATCGTCATGGTCACGCACGACCCGGTGGCCGCCTCGTACGCGGACCGCGTCATCTTCCTGGCCGACGGCCGGATCGTCGACGAGATGTACGCGCCGTCCGCGGACCAGGTCCTCGACCGCATGAAGGACTTCGACGCGCGCGGACGCACCTCATGA